One window from the genome of Bacillus tianshenii encodes:
- a CDS encoding O-antigen ligase family protein, whose protein sequence is MTKTNEATDLEGVCMYSTTIQRQQNTRTTSKLAIMIGSLFSFEMTFILYLFAGRFKADPRFSWIPVDLTALFFGLSVLIGIWIVAKRGGVLDKKPVILVFMYALLLLYVLFSYIWSPSDAYAGEKMGYLFTLTLWALAGPTLIISQERKRMIRFFSLLFAFALWMAIESTIAFMQASGSFITVLGGNYLGIGRVLGLASIVLFAYALFFAKGWKAKVIGYLLFFYFMFLMLNIGARGPLLAVVGSILFPLLLSWKPSIGDIRIKKHFVPIIIIILFAVMYGSYLFSTNQLPSTVSRLQVIFQSEDMGSSAGARMHYYEKAGELWGENVVFGHGVGSWPVLTTGMDERAYPHNIILELGVELGLIGVVLFVVMVGYALRQIKTYRTLQNNAWALLLLMLLINLLINAMISGDLNDNRYLLAFLGLFFFLNKESASLDRKGAI, encoded by the coding sequence TTGACGAAAACAAATGAAGCAACAGATTTAGAAGGTGTTTGCATGTATTCGACTACGATTCAAAGACAACAAAACACACGAACAACATCAAAGCTCGCTATCATGATTGGCAGTCTTTTCTCCTTTGAAATGACGTTTATCCTGTATCTATTTGCTGGACGTTTTAAGGCAGACCCGCGCTTTTCATGGATACCTGTAGATTTAACGGCATTATTCTTTGGATTAAGTGTCTTAATTGGCATTTGGATTGTCGCAAAACGTGGCGGGGTGTTAGACAAAAAGCCGGTAATACTTGTGTTTATGTATGCCCTACTGTTGCTATATGTTTTGTTTAGCTATATTTGGTCACCAAGTGATGCGTATGCAGGGGAAAAGATGGGCTACTTGTTTACGCTCACCCTTTGGGCATTAGCTGGTCCAACATTAATCATTTCACAAGAGCGAAAGCGAATGATTCGGTTCTTTTCCCTACTGTTTGCCTTCGCACTTTGGATGGCGATTGAAAGTACGATTGCGTTTATGCAAGCATCTGGAAGCTTTATTACTGTTCTTGGGGGAAATTATTTAGGAATCGGCCGTGTATTAGGGTTAGCTTCCATTGTGTTGTTTGCGTATGCTCTCTTTTTTGCAAAAGGATGGAAAGCAAAAGTTATCGGATATCTGCTGTTTTTTTACTTTATGTTTCTAATGCTTAATATCGGAGCGCGTGGACCGCTGCTTGCTGTGGTCGGTTCCATTCTATTTCCATTATTGCTCAGTTGGAAACCGTCAATTGGTGATATTCGAATTAAAAAGCATTTTGTTCCGATTATCATTATTATCTTGTTTGCGGTTATGTATGGCTCGTATTTGTTTTCAACAAACCAGCTACCATCAACCGTGTCAAGGCTGCAGGTTATTTTTCAAAGTGAGGATATGGGAAGCTCTGCAGGAGCACGCATGCATTACTATGAAAAAGCAGGTGAGCTTTGGGGAGAAAATGTCGTTTTTGGCCACGGGGTTGGTTCATGGCCAGTCTTAACGACAGGAATGGATGAGCGAGCTTATCCGCATAACATTATCTTGGAATTAGGGGTAGAGCTAGGTCTTATTGGGGTTGTTTTGTTTGTGGTGATGGTCGGTTATGCCTTAAGGCAAATTAAAACGTATCGTACGTTACAAAACAATGCATGGGCGCTTCTATTGCTTATGTTACTTATAAACTTGTTAATCAACGCGATGATAAGCGGTGATTTAAATGACAACCGTTATTTGCTGGCTTTTCTAGGGTTATTTTTCTTCTTAAATAAAGAAAGTGCCAGCTTGGATAGAAAGGGGGCTATATAA
- a CDS encoding DegT/DnrJ/EryC1/StrS family aminotransferase: protein MKVPMLDLSEQYAELKPQIQETLDEVMASSRFILGDHVKQLEADVASYSNVAHGVGVASGSDALHISLLACGVSPGDEVIAPAFTFFATGGAIARIGAVPVYVDIDPDTYNIDPSKIEEAITEKTKAIIPVHLYGQMADMDPINEIARKHSLAVVEDSAQAIGAEYKGKKTGELGTTACYSFFPTKNLGAYGDGGMIVANDDEVAERARVLRVHGSKPKYYHHVLGYNSRLDELQAAVLNVKFPHLETWIEKRQQAAQVYTELLNEKLGDTVKTPYIAEQIKHVFHQYTLRVPKRDELQSFLKENGVASMVYYPKPLHLQPVFEELGYKEGDLPVTEKACQEALSLPMFPEIKREQQEYVVEKIVEFYEKG, encoded by the coding sequence ATGAAAGTACCAATGTTAGATTTATCAGAACAATACGCAGAGCTTAAGCCACAAATTCAAGAAACACTTGATGAAGTGATGGCGTCCTCTCGTTTTATTTTAGGGGATCATGTAAAGCAGCTTGAAGCAGATGTCGCGTCTTATAGCAATGTCGCACATGGCGTTGGGGTTGCAAGCGGAAGCGATGCCCTGCATATTTCACTACTCGCATGTGGTGTCTCTCCTGGGGATGAAGTCATTGCACCAGCATTTACATTCTTTGCAACAGGTGGCGCGATTGCACGTATTGGTGCAGTACCTGTTTATGTTGATATCGACCCTGATACATACAATATTGACCCTTCAAAGATTGAAGAGGCCATTACTGAAAAGACAAAAGCGATTATTCCTGTACACCTTTACGGACAAATGGCGGATATGGACCCGATTAATGAAATCGCAAGGAAACATAGCTTAGCTGTTGTAGAAGATTCAGCTCAAGCAATCGGTGCTGAATACAAAGGGAAAAAAACAGGTGAGCTCGGTACGACAGCTTGCTACAGCTTTTTCCCAACAAAGAACTTAGGAGCTTATGGTGATGGCGGCATGATTGTTGCAAATGACGATGAAGTGGCAGAGCGTGCGCGAGTGCTTCGTGTTCATGGAAGTAAGCCAAAGTATTATCACCATGTTCTTGGCTATAACAGCCGGCTTGATGAGCTTCAAGCAGCTGTATTAAATGTGAAGTTTCCTCACCTTGAAACATGGATTGAAAAACGTCAACAAGCTGCACAAGTGTATACAGAACTTCTTAATGAAAAGCTTGGCGATACGGTTAAAACGCCATACATTGCCGAACAAATTAAGCACGTATTCCATCAATATACATTGCGTGTACCAAAGCGTGACGAATTACAGTCATTCTTAAAAGAAAATGGTGTGGCATCAATGGTTTATTATCCAAAGCCGCTTCACTTACAGCCTGTATTTGAAGAGCTTGGTTATAAAGAAGGCGATCTTCCTGTTACAGAAAAAGCGTGTCAAGAAGCATTGTCATTACCGATGTTCCCGGAAATTAAGCGTGAACAGCAAGAATATGTCGTTGAAAAAATCGTGGAATTTTACGAAAAGGGGTGA
- a CDS encoding acyltransferase, whose protein sequence is MQLLSRGENVTIQDNVTFGENVVIGNNVVIYEGATIGDNVIIQDNAVIGKQPTRAKSSILPEVKQLPPAVIGSGVTIGTSAIVYANAELANDVFVADLATVRERVSVGEGSIVGRGVAIENDCTVGKRCKLETNCYITAYSELGDYVFVAPCVVTTNDNYMARSKERYDNFKGVTIKTGGRVGANATILPGKTIHEDGTVAAGSLVTKDVNKEDLVAGFPAKKFKDVPENQLLRNQ, encoded by the coding sequence ATGCAGCTTCTATCACGTGGAGAGAATGTAACCATTCAAGATAACGTCACATTCGGTGAAAATGTCGTAATCGGTAACAATGTTGTTATCTATGAAGGCGCAACGATTGGTGACAATGTCATCATACAAGACAACGCTGTAATCGGTAAGCAGCCGACACGAGCAAAGAGCTCGATTTTACCAGAAGTGAAGCAGCTGCCGCCTGCAGTAATCGGCTCAGGCGTGACGATTGGAACATCTGCAATTGTGTATGCAAACGCAGAGCTTGCAAATGATGTCTTTGTTGCAGACCTTGCCACAGTTCGTGAGCGAGTATCTGTTGGTGAAGGTTCAATTGTGGGCCGTGGTGTTGCGATTGAAAATGATTGTACGGTCGGTAAGAGATGCAAGCTTGAAACAAACTGCTATATTACAGCTTATTCTGAGCTTGGAGATTATGTCTTCGTTGCACCATGTGTCGTGACAACAAATGATAACTATATGGCACGTTCTAAGGAACGCTATGACAACTTTAAAGGTGTGACAATTAAAACAGGTGGGCGAGTTGGTGCGAATGCTACCATTCTTCCTGGTAAAACAATTCATGAAGACGGAACGGTTGCAGCAGGCAGTCTTGTCACAAAAGATGTCAACAAAGAAGATCTTGTAGCCGGTTTTCCTGCAAAAAAATTCAAAGACGTTCCCGAAAATCAGTTACTGCGAAATCAATAA
- the wecB gene encoding UDP-N-acetylglucosamine 2-epimerase (non-hydrolyzing), which produces MQKIVTVIGARPQFVKAAPVSRALRKQFEEIIVNTGQHYDYNMAGVFFEELNIPKPDYDLGVGSAGHGEQTGKMLIKLEEVLLEEKPDAVLVYGDTNSTVAAALAASKLHIPLFHIEAGLRSYNKRMPEEINRVMTDHVSDLLFAPTSVAVENLEKESITEGVIQSGDVMYDAVLYNMEIAEKKYNIEDFGVEEGSYILGTIHRAENTDDPERLAAIFRSLSELDSTVLLPLHPRTKKKLDEYGLHKYLDHSEHIKVIDPVSYAEMLLLEKHASAIITDSGGVQKEAYFAKVPCFTLRDQTEWVETVHTGWNTLVNPLNTNLEEVMKAPPASEYIETLYGDGNASGKIAEEIASYFVRKEEERLLKH; this is translated from the coding sequence ATGCAAAAGATTGTCACGGTAATCGGGGCTCGTCCTCAATTTGTAAAAGCCGCACCAGTGTCACGCGCACTACGCAAGCAGTTTGAAGAAATCATCGTCAATACTGGGCAACACTATGACTACAACATGGCTGGTGTTTTCTTTGAAGAATTGAATATTCCAAAGCCTGATTATGACCTCGGTGTTGGCTCAGCTGGTCACGGAGAGCAAACAGGGAAAATGTTGATTAAGCTTGAGGAAGTGTTGCTAGAAGAAAAACCTGACGCTGTGCTTGTATATGGTGATACGAATTCGACTGTGGCGGCAGCATTAGCAGCTTCTAAGCTTCATATTCCACTATTCCATATTGAAGCTGGTTTGCGTAGTTACAACAAACGGATGCCAGAAGAAATTAACCGTGTAATGACTGATCATGTTTCAGATTTACTGTTTGCCCCGACATCCGTAGCCGTTGAAAACTTGGAAAAAGAATCAATCACAGAGGGTGTCATTCAATCTGGAGATGTGATGTATGATGCGGTGCTTTATAACATGGAAATCGCTGAGAAGAAATACAATATTGAAGATTTCGGTGTAGAAGAAGGCTCATATATTCTTGGCACAATTCACCGTGCAGAAAATACGGATGATCCAGAGCGCTTAGCTGCCATTTTTCGCTCATTAAGTGAGCTGGATTCAACAGTTCTCTTGCCACTGCATCCACGCACAAAGAAAAAGCTTGATGAATATGGCTTACACAAATATTTAGACCATTCTGAGCACATTAAGGTAATTGATCCTGTTTCGTATGCTGAAATGCTTCTTTTAGAAAAACATGCCTCTGCCATTATTACGGATTCAGGGGGCGTGCAAAAGGAAGCATACTTTGCAAAGGTCCCGTGCTTTACACTTCGTGATCAAACAGAGTGGGTGGAAACGGTTCACACAGGCTGGAACACACTCGTAAACCCACTTAATACGAACCTTGAAGAAGTGATGAAAGCTCCGCCTGCAAGTGAATACATTGAAACACTTTATGGTGATGGTAATGCATCAGGCAAAATTGCCGAAGAAATCGCTTCGTACTTTGTAAGAAAAGAAGAAGAAAGACTACTTAAGCATTAA
- a CDS encoding sugar transferase: protein MLKRLFDFTGSLVLLILFSPIIAITAVLTVIFHGSPVFFTQKRPGLHGRPFYIYKFRTMNDKRDENGELLPDDVRLTSFGKIVRKLSLDELPQLCNVLKGEMSFVGPRPLLMEYLELYSPEQARRHDVKPGITGWAQVNGRNAISWEDKFKLDVWYVDHQTFLLDMKILFLTVLKVFKSEGISQQGQATMTKFKGSKNERM, encoded by the coding sequence ATGCTAAAACGATTATTTGACTTTACGGGTTCACTTGTATTACTCATTCTCTTTTCACCGATTATCGCGATAACCGCTGTGCTAACTGTTATTTTTCACGGTTCACCTGTCTTTTTTACACAGAAGCGTCCAGGATTGCACGGCAGGCCTTTTTACATTTATAAGTTTCGTACGATGAATGATAAGCGTGATGAAAATGGCGAGTTGCTACCTGATGATGTCCGGTTAACATCCTTTGGAAAAATTGTTCGAAAGCTCAGTCTTGATGAGCTTCCGCAGCTTTGTAATGTGCTGAAAGGGGAGATGAGCTTTGTTGGGCCACGACCTTTGTTAATGGAATATTTAGAACTTTATTCGCCTGAACAAGCTCGTCGACATGATGTGAAACCTGGGATTACAGGCTGGGCTCAAGTGAATGGCCGGAATGCGATTAGCTGGGAGGATAAGTTCAAATTAGATGTTTGGTATGTGGACCATCAAACCTTCTTACTTGATATGAAGATTCTTTTCTTAACCGTGCTGAAAGTATTCAAATCAGAGGGAATTAGTCAGCAAGGTCAGGCAACGATGACAAAATTCAAAGGGTCAAAAAATGAAAGAATGTGA
- a CDS encoding glycosyltransferase family 4 protein, which produces MNIWIFNHYAVAPGTNGGTRHYDLAKQLVKRGHNVTIFASSFNHQSRKDLYLEDHSEEFKTTYYDGVRFVWVKSFPYQKNDWRRAYNMVSYTKNAYKIVKQFDEMPDVVIGSLVHPFAAYLGYLVAKKKGCRFYFEERDLWPQTLLDLGKVSERNPLIWVLGKMELFLYEKADRIVVLFNKAPNYVVSRGVKREKVMYLPNGVDLSRYEKQSDEMLPELQQVLGRLDDKFVAVYTGAHGLANNLDTVLDAAKMVKKKDEQIHFLLVGDGPEKARLEKRKVDEGIDNVTFFPPVPKEQIPLILQRVNVGLLPLTDSPVFKWGISPNKMFDYMASSLPVILLCNITESPVELSGGGVVIKENFTENLASSLLEMNATDDAHVKGQKARQYVESNHSWDVLSKQLEQQMLQDI; this is translated from the coding sequence ATGAATATTTGGATTTTTAATCATTATGCTGTTGCTCCCGGTACAAACGGTGGGACAAGACACTATGATTTAGCGAAGCAGCTGGTGAAAAGAGGGCACAATGTGACGATTTTTGCTTCCTCATTCAACCACCAGTCACGTAAAGATCTCTATTTAGAAGACCACTCAGAGGAGTTCAAAACAACTTACTATGACGGTGTTCGTTTCGTATGGGTCAAAAGCTTCCCGTATCAGAAGAACGATTGGCGCCGTGCTTATAACATGGTCAGCTATACGAAAAATGCATACAAAATCGTCAAGCAATTTGATGAAATGCCTGACGTTGTGATCGGGTCACTTGTTCATCCGTTTGCTGCATATCTAGGCTATCTTGTTGCGAAAAAGAAAGGCTGCCGCTTTTATTTTGAAGAGCGCGATCTTTGGCCGCAAACATTGCTTGACTTAGGAAAAGTATCAGAACGTAATCCACTTATTTGGGTGCTTGGTAAGATGGAGCTGTTTTTATATGAAAAGGCAGACCGCATCGTCGTTCTCTTCAATAAAGCACCTAATTATGTCGTATCACGTGGTGTGAAGCGTGAAAAGGTGATGTATCTGCCAAATGGCGTTGACTTAAGCCGCTATGAAAAACAATCAGATGAGATGCTGCCAGAGCTGCAGCAAGTGCTTGGTCGTTTAGATGATAAATTTGTTGCTGTCTACACTGGAGCTCATGGGCTTGCCAATAACTTAGATACAGTTCTTGATGCCGCAAAAATGGTAAAGAAAAAAGATGAACAAATTCATTTCTTACTCGTAGGAGACGGTCCTGAAAAGGCGCGTTTAGAAAAGAGGAAGGTAGACGAAGGCATTGACAATGTGACGTTCTTCCCGCCTGTGCCGAAGGAGCAAATCCCGCTTATTTTACAAAGAGTGAATGTGGGGTTATTGCCGCTTACTGACTCACCTGTCTTTAAATGGGGAATTAGTCCGAACAAAATGTTCGATTATATGGCTTCCTCACTTCCTGTTATTCTGCTATGCAACATTACAGAAAGTCCTGTTGAGCTTTCAGGAGGCGGTGTTGTTATTAAAGAGAACTTTACTGAGAATCTCGCAAGCTCGCTGCTTGAAATGAATGCAACCGATGATGCCCATGTGAAGGGACAGAAGGCACGCCAATATGTCGAATCGAATCACTCTTGGGATGTTTTATCCAAACAGCTTGAACAACAAATGCTACAAGATATTTAA
- a CDS encoding glycosyltransferase family 4 protein: MKKVCILSSVHPLHDMRIFHKEAKSLANAGYSVSYIVQHDRSEDIDGIQIHALNKPKNRIERINKVKKELYEKALQEDAEIYHFHDPELIPVGLKLKKHGKKVIYDVHEDVPRQILTKHWIPKPLRTTISKTFEQYENRAALRFDRVAAATPFIEERFRKLGCNSVNINNYPILDEWLSTEMDWAKKEQAVCYVGGISKVRGAFENIQAVAGKDMKLLLAGRFADQNEQIQAEQMDGWGNTEFLGYLDREGIAETFKRSMAGLVTLHPTKNYVDALPVKMFEYMAAGLPVIASNFKILEEIVEHHQCGICVNPLSTKEIADAAEWIVNHPNEAQAMGENGRKAVLETFNWKQESSKLLALYEKL; encoded by the coding sequence ATGAAGAAAGTGTGCATCTTAAGCTCGGTTCACCCCCTTCATGATATGCGAATCTTTCATAAGGAGGCAAAAAGCTTAGCAAATGCAGGCTACTCTGTTTCCTATATTGTGCAGCATGACCGGTCTGAAGATATCGATGGGATTCAAATTCATGCACTAAACAAACCGAAAAATCGAATCGAGCGTATCAATAAAGTAAAAAAAGAGTTATATGAAAAAGCACTACAAGAAGATGCAGAAATTTATCACTTTCACGACCCTGAGCTGATTCCAGTCGGCTTAAAGCTAAAAAAACATGGTAAAAAAGTGATTTATGATGTACACGAAGATGTACCTCGGCAAATTCTTACAAAGCATTGGATTCCAAAGCCGCTAAGAACAACAATTTCTAAAACATTTGAGCAATATGAGAACCGTGCAGCACTGCGATTTGATCGTGTAGCAGCAGCAACACCGTTTATTGAAGAACGGTTTCGCAAGCTAGGCTGTAACAGTGTCAATATTAATAACTACCCAATTCTTGATGAATGGCTTTCGACAGAAATGGATTGGGCAAAGAAGGAACAAGCTGTCTGTTATGTCGGCGGGATCTCGAAGGTACGCGGTGCATTTGAAAACATTCAAGCTGTCGCTGGCAAAGATATGAAGCTATTACTGGCTGGACGGTTTGCTGACCAAAATGAACAGATCCAAGCCGAGCAGATGGATGGCTGGGGGAATACGGAGTTTCTAGGCTACCTTGACCGCGAAGGAATTGCCGAAACGTTCAAGCGCTCCATGGCAGGTCTTGTGACGCTACATCCGACCAAAAACTATGTTGATGCACTTCCAGTCAAAATGTTTGAATACATGGCCGCTGGACTGCCGGTCATTGCATCGAATTTTAAGATTTTGGAAGAGATTGTTGAGCACCATCAATGCGGGATTTGTGTGAATCCGCTTAGTACAAAAGAAATCGCTGATGCTGCTGAATGGATCGTTAATCATCCGAATGAAGCACAGGCAATGGGGGAGAACGGCAGAAAAGCTGTTCTTGAAACGTTCAATTGGAAACAAGAGAGCTCAAAGTTATTAGCACTCTATGAAAAACTTTAA